The Nitrospira sp. genome has a window encoding:
- the dksA gene encoding RNA polymerase-binding protein DksA — MKTRPPKKRTSSTKPPRATPPKRSVTARKRSPKNGKYPDIRRDLERQREAILNETEEVLTHRGDIEPFPDVSDQASAEVDQNFSMRIRDRERKLLKKIDEALERMDAATYGICERCGGDIPYKRLKARPVTTLCIECKTLQEQEEKTRG; from the coding sequence ATGAAAACACGTCCCCCAAAAAAGCGAACTTCTTCCACGAAACCTCCTCGCGCAACACCTCCTAAACGTTCAGTGACTGCTCGAAAGAGAAGTCCAAAAAATGGAAAGTATCCGGATATTCGCCGTGATCTTGAACGCCAGCGGGAGGCAATCCTTAATGAGACTGAGGAAGTCCTAACACATCGTGGTGACATCGAGCCGTTTCCCGACGTCAGTGACCAAGCGTCTGCCGAGGTCGATCAGAACTTTTCGATGCGCATTCGCGACCGCGAACGGAAGCTGCTCAAGAAAATTGATGAAGCCCTGGAACGAATGGATGCAGCCACATACGGCATTTGCGAGCGCTGCGGCGGAGACATCCCGTACAAACGCCTCAAAGCCCGTCCCGTCACGACCCTCTGCATCGAGTGCAAAACCCTCCAGGAACAGGAAGAAAAAACTCGAGGCTGA